The region CCAGATTCCAGATTCAGGGAAGCACACAATTCAGGCACCCTAGGGAGCCTCCCTGTCACCTTCTCTACCATCAGGGCTCCCTGCTCCCCACTGGGTTCCTTCCACACGGGTCCAGCACTTCCTCATTCATTCTAGACCTCCTCAGTGCCCACGGACACTGGGGACATGGAATCTACTGTGCTCGGGAAGCCAGGCTGGCAGGAGAGATGGACACAACAATCTGACAATGACAGCAGTGGAACTGGGATGTGATAAGGCAGCCCGGGGGAGGGTCCCGATCCAGCCTAATCAGGGTCAGGGGAATAGGCAGCAGCCCACACAGGTGGGAGCTCTGGAGCAGTGAGAGCCACTGCTTGTACGAAGATCCAACAGGCTGAGGAAGATCTTCACCAGATACCCCCTTCCTGATTGGACTCACCCAGACAGCCATTTCACCTGCCCATAGGTGGTGGCTTCCTGGCAGAGGTGACAACTGAGCTGAGTCCTAGGTTTAGGATAAGCTCAAGGAGGGCAGTGACCCTGGATCTGTGTTAATCCCCTCTAGGTCCTCAGTTCTAGAACTGGGTCTGCATGTGGTGAGGGTTTGGTACCAGcttgtggaatgaatgagtgagtaagTGTCACTGGCTTTCCAGCCGAGGGGACAGTATAAACAAAGTCCAGGGCATCTGGGAAACCAAGAAGTTCAGCTGGCAGCAGAGGCAGGCCAGGCCCTGAAGGTCACGGCCAGGATTCTGGTCTGGGTTCTAAAGGGAAGCCGTAGAAGGGTTCTGGGTGGGTGTACAGCgagcatgtttatttttttgtttatttttttttttcaagataccAGCTGATTGTATGTGGAAGACAGGAGTGGAGTGCTCCTAGGAAGCTGAGGTCCAGGAAGAAATGGGGTGACTTGACTCTCTGATATGTCCAGTAGGATGGAGAGAAGTGGAAAGATGGGGAGATGTCATGATAGAGTGGGAAGGTTTAGTAACAATGGGCAATGGGGGTCAGACGACGTGGAAGAGGGGGTGTCAGGGCAGCATCCACATTTCCTATGGACACCCAGGTGGATGTCACCTCCTTCAGCAAGTTAGCCAACGCAGCAGGAGGAGCAGGTATGGAGGAGAGGGTAATAGTGTTGTGGCCCCTTAAGAACTGACACAAGAGAGATGGGCACTGGTGGCTGGACCCTCGTATCTGACACTCAGCAGGACTCTCTGGGTGGGGAGAGACCCTGGCTGCTCCTGTAGGAGCAGCCACCTCCCACCACTCACCCTTGGGGCTcagccccacctccctgcctcccactctCAGGGCCTCTCCCCTGCACTCCTCTCAGACATCCCCACCCTGACAGCTCGCCTGACAAGCATGGACTGCATGCCTCCCACAGCCAGGGCCCTGGTCCAGCAGTGAACACAACAGACTAAAACGCCTGCACCTTGTTCTAGCAGGAAGAGCAGgaaacaaacaagtaaacagaTGACCTACTGTCAGAGGGAAGAAGGTTATGATGTAAAACAAAGCAGAGGAAGTTGGCAGTCAGTGAAGGAAGACCTCCCAATGAGGTGATATTTGAGCAGAGCCCTGCGGAAAAGGGCAGAGCAAGGCCTGAGGACATTTGAGAGAGGGGGGCCTGGTAAAAGAGCAGAGCCTCCCAGGTTCCTTAATGAAGTTCCCTTTCAAGCCCCTCACTGGGTCGGGAGGCTTCACTTGTAACCAAGGAGGCTCAGTTCACATGGCCAGACAGCCTTCCTGTCTCAGGTTGTGGCTACAGGAGCCACAGCCACCAATCAGTCCCAGAAGCCTCAAGTTCACTCCTCTAGACTCTGCAGCCTGGTGAGGTTAGCCTGCCTCAGGCACCTGCCACCCTCCGCTCCCACAAGCCCAGCCTTCTCCAGGCATCTATCCTGTGCCCACAGGTGGGTGAGCTCCACTTTCTCATGCCACTTGAACTGTCCCTGTCCTTCAGTCCTCCTGGACAaggcccccccccgccccccatctgCAGCCATGAACTCCCCTTGTCCCTACAGGGTTCCTCAAGCCTGTCCCTGCAGGTGGTAAGCTCTTGCTTGCCAGCCAGCTGAACTCTGCCGTGCGCTGCTGGACCATGAGCCTGCCAGACCCTTGGCATTGACCAGGCTCCATACCCTAATGCCCCGGCTGCCCACTGGGCCCTTCTCTAGAGGCCCTGCCCTCCTGCTCCCCCCTCATCTGGGCCCAGCAGCTGGGTGGGCTCAGGGCAGCCTGACCAGTAGTACCCTATATGCGCACGGCCCTGCCCCCTCACCTGCAGACCAGAGAGGTCGGCCCAGGCACGGGGTCCCAGGGCCCGGTTGCGCAGCCGGTTGCCGGTGAGGTAGAGCTCCCGCAGCTGGGCCATGCCGGCCAGCGCCCCGCGCGCCAGGGCGACCAGCTCGTTGCGCTTGATCTTCAGCACGTGCACGTTGCGGGGCAGCCCAGGCGGCAGGGTGTGCAGCCGGTTGCCGGAGAGGTCCAGCGAGCGCAGCAGGCGCAGCTTGCGGAAGGCGTCGCGGTGCACCTGCGGGCTGGTGATGCGGTTGTAGCTGAGGTTGAGCTCCTCCAGGTAGTAGGTGGTGGCAAAGTCGTCGCGGCCGATGCCGGTGATCTGGTTGTGCAGGATCATGAGGGTGCGCACGCGGCGGGGCAGGCCGCTGGGCACGCGCTCCAGCGCGTTGTTGTACAGGTGTACCGTGTGCAGCCGCTTGAGGCCCTGGAAGGCCCGCGGGTGGATGCCCTGCGCGCGCAGCTGGTTGCTGTGTAGCAGCAGGTACTCGAGGCTGCGGATGGGGGTCAGCACGTCCGCGTCCACGCTCCGGATGGCGTTCTTCTCCAGGTGCAGTAGCACCAGGCTGCGCGGCAGCCCCGCCGGGACCCGGGACAGGTTGTTGCTCGACAGATCCAAGTACTCCAGGCTGGAGAGCTTCCTGGAGGGAAGCGGGGGATTAGGTCGGTGGGCAAGAGCCCACGTGGCACCTGTTTCCAACATTACTTccaagggaggtggcaggggactTCCCTCTAActcatcccagctctgccactggctGACTGGGGAACTCAGtcctctcccagcctctcagTGGCTTGATTCAATGATTCATTGGTGGAAGAAGGATCTAGCAAGGTTTCTGACACAGGATTTGTTTGAAGACTTTTAAAGCCTTTTGTCCTTTTAGGCTAGCCCAGgcctaaaaactgaaaatagatctGCCTTCAACAAGAATGCTTGAGTTTCTACTTTGTACCAAGAAGCCAGCCTCTGCAAACACTTCCTTGCCTTTTTGGGGGCAGGACTTACATAGCACTATTCTTGGGAACAGAAGTGTCAGTAAAGGCACAAGCCTTAAAGTTACTTCTCCGAGAAAACTGGCCGGGGGCAGGTGGGCAAGGACCTGGCCAGGCGAGCCCTGGGAGGGGCCTCCTGAGTGCAGAGCTCACACTGGGGCCCAGGCAGGAGCTCACCAGAAGGTCTCATTGTCCAGGCCCTCATCAGTCAGGTAGTTGTTCTGCAGGTACAGCTCACGCAGGTTGCTCAGCTCGCTGAAGGCACCTGGTGGGATCTTCTCCAGCTTGTTGTTCTGAGagatgggagggtggggagggggcacgaGGGACAGTCAAGGGGCAAGGACACAGCCTTGGGATGAGATatggagaggggctgggggagccaTGGGAGGGGGCCCAGGCCTAAAGGACTCAGCGTGGGACTGATGGCCAGGTGTCTGGGTCTCTGCTTCTCCACAGTGGATTCTGTGCCCCCCAGCTCATGCCCGAGGCTCCGCAGCCTCACAACTGTGCCCACGTGGGCCTGGGCTCTCCCCTGCTCAGGCAGTGCTCCTCCCTGCCTTCTCCCTCCCACCTTGAGGTGCAGCTTGTAGAGGGCGGGCGGCAGGTGCTTGGGTACATGGCGCAGGAAGTTGCTGGACAAGATGAGGATCTCAACATTGCTGGAGCCATTGAACATGTTGTCCGGCAGCCCGGCGTCCGCCAGCTTGTTGTTGTGCAGATACACGGACCTGGGGGCGAGGCTCAGGTTCTCACCCAACCATCCCCACACCAGCTCAGCTGGTGAGCCTCCAGATATTGTTCAGGTTGGCCCAGGGCATCCTCCTCCCATCTCAACAACCTCAGACTCCACCAAATCCATTCCCCCTACATAGCCCAGGGGACGAAGAAACTGCCCTACAAGTTAGTGGAAGAAACAAGACTTCCTAACCCCCAGCCCCTGCTTCTCCATAACCTTCAAGGTTCTCACTTGTTCCCCAAGTGATGCAGCCCTGGAGTCCCTGCCTGTCCACACAGCTGTCTCTGAGCTCTGTGGGACCTCCTGAGAATGGATCCTATCCCTGTCACCTCCTCGTCCCTGTCACCTCCTTGTCCCCAGCACAGGATCTGGGTTCAGAGGAGGTGAcccctcattcattcagcaagcatACAGTAAGTGCTCCTATGTGCCAGGACTGTTCCAGATCCTAAAGATACACCAGTGGACAGAACCAACAAGTCCCTGCCTTCACGGAGCTAACATTCTGTAAGGAAGATCACGAATAAGAGAAATCCATTGGCAATACAGCTCATTCTTGCTGTATGGCCTCTCTTGGGCCTCAGTCCTCTCGTCTGTGGGACAGAGCCATACACAGCAGCACGGGCTTCTCCGGGGGATGGAGAGAATGGAGGTGACAGGTTCAGGGACAGAGTGGCACGGGAGGCCGTCAGCACCTTCTCCTCCCCAGTACCCCCTCCCCTAGCCGCTCACATACCTGTGCTGTGGGGCCTCACCCAGAGCAGCCTCAGCAAGGGCAGCTCTGCCTATTGGAAGAGGCTTCCCTTCCCAGGGGCTAGGCAAGGAGGGAAATACCCTCATCTGCTCCCCACAATTCTCCAGACATCACCCTCTATCCTCGCCTCTGGActgactcctcctcctcctttagGGGTCAGCCTTCCAGACCCTGTGCCCCTGCAGCCCTGGGTGTCTGTCACCTCAGCCCTGGGCATGGGGCATCAGGGCTGCACTGCACTGCCCACCCCTCCTCTCTGGGTTGCCTGTACCCCACTTGGGGCCTGCAGCCTCTGCCTcagctcctcccctttccccaaccTAAGCCCAGGGTCccctctgacctctgacctcaaGTTTGGCTTCTGACCAAAGGTGAGCCCGTAGATCTTGGTGAGATAGTTGGCAGCGAAGTCCACACTGATCAGGGCATTTGGCAGGAAGCGGGGTGCCAAGGTCAGCTGGAAAGGGAAGAGTTGGGGTAGAAAGACCAGTGGAGGGTGAGAGGCCGGCTCGGAGTCACACTGCCTGCCGCTCATCTGAGCCCCTTCAGTCTGTctcctctctgcaactagagcCATCTTTCTAAAGTCCCCAGTAACACAAAACCAGAACCTCTATGGCTCCCCATAGTCCTGAACTTGACATTCAAATCTCTCCATCTTGTCCCCTGCCTTGCCCATTCTCCTGGCCTCTCCCTTCATTGCCCCCGACACTGGCCCTCTGTGCAGGCAGAGTGAGCACCCACGTTTCTCCAGGCCCAGTCCATGCTACCCAcccttcatttattcaacagtaCTCCCTGAAATCTGCAAtgtgaaggcagagttccaggcCCTGGACATGTCCCCGAGGGAACAAGACACAGATCCCTGCTCACACCACCCACACCAAAAGCTTACATCCTAGTGGAGAAGATGATATACAAGGAATAAAAGCATTGAGACTGATCACTGCTGTGCCAGGAATTCAAACAGACTGAAGACAATGAACAACTTTGTGGGGTGCTTGGAGAAGAGATGACGGCACCCTAAATGCCATCTGTGTAGGGGAGCACCCACACAGCAGGGACAGTGAGTAGAGGCCCATGGGGGATGGTCTGCCAGGTTTGGGGGTGGGAGCCAATGGGGAGATGAGTTAAGAAAGCCAGGAGCACCAGGGACACAGGTCTGCAGGTCTCAGGGAGACGTGTGGGTTTATTCCTGAGCAGATGGTGAAGCTGTGGGAGGGTTTTAAGTGAGGAGGGGATGATGTAGAGCTAGAGTGGGGCAAGATTTTGAAAAGCCCCTCTGGCTGCCCTGAGGAGAAGGGCCATAGATGAGAAGATGGGTTTTCCTGTGCTGGTGGGCAGGACAGGGGGTTGGGGAGCTGTGGAAAGAGCAGATGTGGGTGAGCGAGGCACTCCTGGATTCATGGCTCTGACCAGTGGCGTTGCAGGTGGTTGGAGACGCCCCTTCCAGAGATGGGGAGACAACAGGAGGACTGTGGTGGGAGCGGGTAGTTCTATTTCTATCAAACATCCAGGGGAGATGCTGAGGAGGCAGGGGGATCTTTGAGTCTCACATGGGAGTAGGGGAAAGCCTGGAGACTGCCTCCTCTAAACCTAGGGAGTTTAGAGAGAAGGGCCAGGACAGAGCCCTGAGACAGGCCAAATACTGTGAGGCTGAGTGGCTTTGTCCCTTCACTCCTGTTGTCCCTCTTACTGCAGTGCCCTTCCCCTTGAGGCCTCTGGCTGAAATCCCATTACCCTTCATGGCCCTTCAAATGCTATCCCTCCAAGGCCCCCTCCCCATGGGGATGAGCTCTCACCCCACTACGCTGATGTAGGCCTTGGCCTCGGTCATCATCTGACCACTCTGAAGCCCTGTGTTAAAGTGTGGGGTCTGGACCGTGTCTGAGCAGCAATAGGAACCCAGTAGCCGGCCCAAAAGAGGCCCTGGTGAAAGTTCCCTGAGCTCAGCCCCAGACACCCTGCCCTGCTGCGGGCCCCTCACCTTGTTATTGGCCAGGTACAGGTAATTGAGGTTGGTCAGATGCTCAAATGCCTCCTCCGGGAGCCCTTCAAAGGACAGGCATCGGTCAGAGCCCTGGATGAAGGAGACGCTACAGGGGAGCACGTGAGCACTGaccaccccacacccaccccacttGCCAGGACAGGGAGGCACTGCCTGGGCAGATGCGGCTCTGAACCCTACCCAGCCAGTCCCAACAGGCCTGCCCagggccaccccacccccagtcccacTCTCAGAGGCCCAGGCTCAGAAGAGCAGATGGCAAGTGTCTGCTGAGAGATGACTGATCCTTCACTTTCTcagggcagcctgggtgggaatGGGCACCCAAAAGATCAGGCCACAGGGCAGAGGACCTGCCAAGGA is a window of Muntiacus reevesi chromosome 1, mMunRee1.1, whole genome shotgun sequence DNA encoding:
- the PODN gene encoding podocan isoform X2, producing the protein MAQGWALLLLLLLSRQLGVVLSARTPGFGRSGARSLSPEENEFSEEEPVLVLSPEEPGRGPATIDCPRDCACSQEGVVDCGGIDLREFPGDLPEHTNHLSLQNNQLEKIYPRELSRLHRLETLNLQNNRLTSRGLPEEAFEHLTNLNYLYLANNKLTLAPRFLPNALISVDFAANYLTKIYGLTFGQKPNLRSVYLHNNKLADAGLPDNMFNGSSNVEILILSSNFLRHVPKHLPPALYKLHLKNNKLEKIPPGAFSELSNLRELYLQNNYLTDEGLDNETFWKLSSLEYLDLSSNNLSRVPAGLPRSLVLLHLEKNAIRSVDADVLTPIRSLEYLLLHSNQLRAQGIHPRAFQGLKRLHTVHLYNNALERVPSGLPRRVRTLMILHNQITGIGRDDFATTYYLEELNLSYNRITSPQVHRDAFRKLRLLRSLDLSGNRLHTLPPGLPRNVHVLKIKRNELVALARGALAGMAQLRELYLTGNRLRNRALGPRAWADLSGLQLLDIAGNQLTEIPGGLPESLEYLYLQNNKISAVPANAFDSTPNLKGIFLRFNKLAVGSVMESAFRKLKHLQVLDIEGNFEFGDVSKDRGRLEKEEEEEEDDDEEEEERR
- the PODN gene encoding podocan isoform X1, translated to MEGAHARGAQPRLWRARSAGGAQQIIPGSPLFDPFTDRETEACSGAEICSQDARTGTMAQGWALLLLLLLSRQLGVVLSARTPGFGRSGARSLSPEENEFSEEEPVLVLSPEEPGRGPATIDCPRDCACSQEGVVDCGGIDLREFPGDLPEHTNHLSLQNNQLEKIYPRELSRLHRLETLNLQNNRLTSRGLPEEAFEHLTNLNYLYLANNKLTLAPRFLPNALISVDFAANYLTKIYGLTFGQKPNLRSVYLHNNKLADAGLPDNMFNGSSNVEILILSSNFLRHVPKHLPPALYKLHLKNNKLEKIPPGAFSELSNLRELYLQNNYLTDEGLDNETFWKLSSLEYLDLSSNNLSRVPAGLPRSLVLLHLEKNAIRSVDADVLTPIRSLEYLLLHSNQLRAQGIHPRAFQGLKRLHTVHLYNNALERVPSGLPRRVRTLMILHNQITGIGRDDFATTYYLEELNLSYNRITSPQVHRDAFRKLRLLRSLDLSGNRLHTLPPGLPRNVHVLKIKRNELVALARGALAGMAQLRELYLTGNRLRNRALGPRAWADLSGLQLLDIAGNQLTEIPGGLPESLEYLYLQNNKISAVPANAFDSTPNLKGIFLRFNKLAVGSVMESAFRKLKHLQVLDIEGNFEFGDVSKDRGRLEKEEEEEEDDDEEEEERR